The following are encoded together in the Myxococcus virescens genome:
- a CDS encoding acyltransferase family protein → MTTAGRIPLFENVRGILITLVVMGHALEPLLGREPLAKALYSGLYLFHIPAFAFLSGHLSRADSGPRALSAIAWGQLAPLAVFQVLYVAFDAWVLGRGWSSHWLVQPYWLLWFLLSLGCWRLMLPLLLRLPKPLMWAVALALVAGLLPWVGYLFGLSRTFVFLPCFVAGHLTRREWLLAPRNTRGWRLVLAASLAGGLGACVGAVATGALPAPAPQWLYGSSGYAVLGATALTGMAARAALFCGALALTWALFTLSPRQESALTRLGGRSLAPFLLHGFVVRAAEHVGAYAFLQGPVGVALALGAGALLTVLLGQASVVQATRPLWEPRWLFQRKRDAVPGLGR, encoded by the coding sequence GTGACGACCGCTGGCCGCATCCCGCTGTTCGAGAACGTGCGAGGCATCCTCATCACCCTGGTGGTGATGGGGCATGCGCTCGAGCCCCTGCTCGGCCGAGAGCCGCTCGCGAAGGCGCTCTACTCCGGCCTGTACCTGTTCCACATCCCCGCCTTCGCGTTCCTCTCCGGACACCTGTCCCGCGCGGACAGCGGGCCCCGCGCGCTGAGCGCCATCGCCTGGGGGCAGCTCGCGCCGCTGGCCGTGTTCCAGGTGCTGTACGTCGCCTTCGACGCGTGGGTGCTCGGCCGGGGCTGGAGTTCCCACTGGCTGGTGCAGCCGTACTGGCTGCTGTGGTTCCTGCTGAGCCTCGGGTGCTGGCGGCTGATGCTGCCCCTGCTCCTCCGCCTGCCCAAGCCGCTGATGTGGGCCGTGGCGCTGGCGCTCGTCGCGGGCCTGCTGCCCTGGGTGGGCTACCTGTTCGGCCTGTCGCGGACGTTCGTGTTCCTGCCCTGCTTCGTCGCCGGTCACCTGACGCGAAGGGAGTGGCTGCTGGCCCCTCGAAACACCCGGGGCTGGCGCCTCGTGCTCGCGGCGTCCCTGGCCGGGGGCCTGGGCGCATGTGTCGGGGCGGTGGCCACGGGAGCACTGCCCGCGCCCGCGCCGCAGTGGCTCTACGGGAGCAGCGGCTACGCGGTGCTCGGAGCCACGGCGCTCACGGGCATGGCGGCGCGCGCGGCGCTCTTCTGCGGTGCACTGGCGCTGACATGGGCACTCTTCACGCTCAGCCCGCGTCAGGAAAGCGCGCTCACGCGGCTGGGCGGACGGAGCCTGGCGCCCTTCCTCCTGCACGGCTTCGTCGTGCGAGCCGCCGAGCACGTGGGCGCGTACGCGTTCCTCCAGGGGCCCGTGGGCGTCGCGCTCGCGCTGGGAGCGGGGGCGCTGCTCACGGTGCTGCTGGGCCAGGCTTCCGTCGTCCAGGCCACGCGCCCGCTGTGGGAGCCTCGGTGGCTCTTCCAGCGGAAGCGTGACGCCGTGCCGGGCCTGGGGCGCTGA
- a CDS encoding Wss1p-related putative metallopeptidase, which translates to MPFAYYDNLTPAQQRVYRMSDSVSALRLREPRTLEPLVASLREALATGRQPETEHATARLSDALCERLDLFAPRVEVLEVRPSSTTGELHGMYTLERGHRPRIQLWMRTARHARVVAFRTYLRTLLHELCHHLDFLLLELPASFHTEGFFQRESSLFHQLVPRPARPRRSGARKGVTADTPDISPGRRRRGG; encoded by the coding sequence GTGCCCTTCGCCTACTACGACAACCTCACGCCCGCCCAGCAGCGCGTCTACCGGATGAGTGATTCGGTGAGCGCGCTCCGGCTCCGCGAGCCGCGGACACTGGAGCCCCTGGTGGCCTCGCTGCGCGAAGCCCTGGCCACGGGCCGGCAACCGGAGACCGAGCACGCCACCGCCCGGCTGAGTGATGCCCTCTGCGAGCGGCTGGACCTGTTCGCGCCGCGGGTGGAGGTGCTGGAGGTCCGCCCCTCCTCCACCACCGGCGAGCTGCACGGCATGTACACCCTGGAGCGGGGCCATCGCCCTCGCATCCAGCTGTGGATGCGGACCGCGAGGCACGCGCGGGTGGTGGCCTTCCGCACCTACCTGCGCACCCTGCTGCACGAGCTGTGTCACCACCTGGACTTTCTTCTGCTGGAGCTGCCCGCTTCCTTCCACACGGAAGGCTTCTTCCAGCGGGAATCCAGCCTCTTCCACCAGCTGGTGCCCCGCCCGGCCCGGCCCCGGCGTTCCGGGGCCAGGAAGGGTGTGACGGCGGACACCCCTGACATAAGTCCAGGCAGGCGGCGGCGCGGAGGCTAG
- a CDS encoding 2OG-Fe dioxygenase family protein, translating to MSFQPPVTPTSEVPTALREHGYAVLTRDGLCEFAGIDSPALDALRPSWNELPLDGFLRDGGRYRSRRHSCFIVDGGSVTQVPHRAHWQPVEYNALHGGMERWFEPVQPDIVSQPVWAGLIRGIAACCSQLKGERPWYVEAHQFRIDTTDGIGRPTPEGAHRDGVDFVAVLLVGREGIKGGETRVFEADGPNGLRFTLTEPWSALLLDDARVIHESTPIQPQGDTGHRDTLVLTFRAGGFQGPE from the coding sequence ATGAGCTTCCAGCCCCCCGTCACCCCCACGTCCGAAGTCCCCACGGCCCTCCGCGAGCATGGCTACGCCGTGCTCACCCGCGACGGCCTCTGCGAGTTCGCGGGCATCGACTCGCCCGCGCTGGACGCACTGCGGCCGTCCTGGAACGAGCTGCCGCTGGATGGCTTCCTCCGGGATGGTGGCCGCTACCGTTCACGACGGCACTCCTGCTTCATCGTGGACGGCGGCTCGGTGACACAGGTGCCGCACCGCGCGCACTGGCAGCCGGTGGAATACAACGCGCTTCACGGCGGCATGGAGCGCTGGTTCGAGCCCGTGCAGCCCGACATCGTGTCCCAGCCGGTGTGGGCGGGGCTGATTCGAGGCATCGCCGCGTGCTGCTCCCAGCTCAAGGGCGAGCGCCCCTGGTACGTCGAGGCCCACCAGTTCCGCATCGACACCACCGACGGTATCGGCCGGCCCACCCCCGAGGGCGCGCACCGGGACGGCGTGGACTTCGTGGCGGTGCTGCTCGTGGGCCGCGAGGGCATCAAGGGCGGTGAGACGCGCGTCTTCGAAGCCGACGGTCCCAACGGCCTGCGCTTCACGCTGACGGAGCCCTGGTCCGCGCTGCTGCTGGATGATGCGCGCGTGATTCACGAGAGCACGCCCATCCAACCGCAGGGAGACACCGGCCACCGGGACACGCTGGTCCTCACGTTCCGGGCCGGGGGGTTCCAGGGCCCCGAGTAG
- a CDS encoding c-type cytochrome gives MKLLVGTGAVLSFVGGAALATGPVSPPKTAAQGSEVKKHELPVSKDGNLVVGLCDGETSMEVKGVKAGQSLTRAQAQHVSGALMEEWLRKNPNANWDPAPMMAQAPAPGSTTPRTQQPRTPAPSVGASVRPGGVTPESGGSQVKKQIATPIQDGHTYGAFSDRDEAIWAASTEQFVDEGHRVFHDAQAIGGTVGISCDMCHPDASNTHPETYPKYQVQLGRVALLRDMINWCIENPARGKPLADGDPRMRAMEAYIYAKRKGVKLDYGKK, from the coding sequence ATGAAGCTGCTTGTGGGAACGGGTGCCGTGCTGTCGTTCGTGGGAGGCGCGGCGCTGGCCACCGGCCCCGTGTCGCCGCCGAAAACGGCCGCTCAGGGCTCCGAGGTGAAGAAGCACGAGCTGCCGGTGTCGAAGGACGGCAACCTCGTGGTGGGCTTGTGTGACGGCGAGACGTCCATGGAGGTGAAGGGCGTCAAGGCCGGCCAGTCCCTGACGCGCGCGCAGGCGCAGCATGTGTCGGGCGCGCTGATGGAGGAGTGGCTGCGCAAGAACCCGAACGCCAACTGGGACCCGGCGCCCATGATGGCGCAGGCGCCCGCGCCGGGCTCCACCACGCCGCGCACGCAGCAGCCGCGCACACCCGCGCCTTCGGTCGGTGCGTCGGTGCGTCCGGGCGGCGTGACACCGGAGAGCGGCGGCTCGCAGGTGAAGAAGCAGATTGCCACGCCCATCCAGGACGGCCACACCTACGGCGCGTTCTCCGACCGGGACGAGGCCATCTGGGCCGCCTCCACGGAGCAGTTCGTGGACGAAGGCCACCGCGTCTTCCATGACGCCCAGGCCATTGGCGGCACGGTGGGCATCTCCTGTGACATGTGCCACCCGGACGCGTCCAACACGCATCCAGAGACGTATCCGAAGTACCAGGTGCAGCTGGGCCGCGTGGCGTTGCTGCGCGACATGATCAACTGGTGCATCGAGAACCCGGCGCGCGGCAAGCCGCTGGCGGATGGTGACCCGCGGATGCGCGCCATGGAGGCGTACATCTACGCCAAGCGCAAGGGCGTGAAGCTGGACTACGGGAAGAAGTAG
- a CDS encoding metallophosphoesterase family protein: MGNKFRSIETKHHAERDAFFDDLKKLDRRAFLRVAGISAGIAAGMGLRTPHSFQWVNVAEAQEAKPRFSFAYISDTHLYEKKLNDRFVRAILKAVDDVNGLDPQPDFVLFGGDLAQLGKPGELKLGAEILKAVKAPVRLMVGEHDWFLDMGELWTDLFGPPNYSFDHKGVHFVVLNSILEKDFWTERRLTPEERMQIVAGLDNGIQSRFEVGAPQREWLRQDLAKVNKATPIIVFSHSPLYKYYRPWNFWTDDADEVQALFKPFQTVTVIHGHTHQLLSNRIGNMSFHGMLSTAWPWPYAPEGLPRLTVQMNRSDPFSQFDGCGDGRMDVLEAGMVDKLYNLWERNPITVRASYLASGGKQDVPPRTKLPSY, translated from the coding sequence ATGGGGAACAAGTTCCGCAGCATCGAGACGAAGCACCACGCAGAGCGCGACGCCTTCTTCGACGACCTCAAGAAGCTGGACCGCCGCGCCTTCCTGCGCGTGGCCGGCATCTCCGCTGGCATCGCCGCGGGCATGGGCCTGCGCACGCCGCACAGCTTCCAGTGGGTCAACGTCGCGGAGGCGCAGGAGGCGAAGCCGCGCTTCTCCTTCGCGTATATCTCCGACACGCACCTGTACGAGAAGAAGCTCAACGACCGCTTCGTGCGCGCCATCCTCAAGGCCGTGGATGACGTGAACGGGTTGGATCCGCAGCCGGACTTCGTCCTCTTCGGGGGCGACCTGGCGCAGCTGGGCAAGCCGGGCGAGCTGAAGCTGGGCGCGGAGATCCTGAAGGCCGTGAAGGCGCCCGTGCGGCTGATGGTGGGCGAACACGACTGGTTCCTCGACATGGGCGAGCTGTGGACGGACCTGTTCGGCCCGCCGAACTATTCGTTCGACCACAAGGGCGTGCACTTCGTGGTGCTCAACTCCATCCTGGAGAAGGACTTCTGGACGGAGCGCAGGCTCACGCCCGAGGAGCGGATGCAGATTGTCGCGGGCCTGGACAACGGCATCCAATCCCGCTTCGAGGTTGGCGCGCCGCAGCGCGAGTGGCTGCGTCAGGACCTGGCGAAGGTGAACAAGGCGACGCCCATCATCGTCTTCAGCCACTCACCGCTCTACAAGTACTACCGGCCCTGGAACTTCTGGACGGACGACGCGGACGAGGTGCAGGCGCTGTTCAAGCCGTTCCAGACGGTGACCGTCATTCACGGCCACACGCACCAGCTCCTCAGCAACCGCATTGGCAACATGAGCTTCCACGGCATGTTGTCCACCGCGTGGCCCTGGCCCTACGCGCCGGAGGGCCTGCCGCGGCTGACGGTGCAGATGAACCGCTCCGACCCCTTCAGCCAGTTCGACGGCTGCGGAGACGGGCGGATGGACGTGCTGGAGGCGGGGATGGTGGACAAGCTGTACAACCTCTGGGAGCGCAACCCCATCACCGTGCGCGCGAGCTATCTCGCGTCGGGTGGGAAGCAGGATGTGCCGCCCCGGACCAAGCTGCCGAGCTACTGA
- a CDS encoding cytochrome-c peroxidase, producing MRPPSGVALSLAVLLFAQAGQAQTAAKEAAPPPADLAPGVSAVLWKLSVPARLAPTPERVLLGEKLFNDQRLSVDDTVSCATCHDARFGFTDAKPVSEGVKGQKVTRNSPTLLNALFSASQFWDGRASTLEDQAKLPILNPREMGMPDEAAVVAKVKAIPEYVRDFQKVFGREVNFDDLATAIAAFERTLYSGNARFDRFITGDAKALTAAERRGWALFNGKARCNACHAGNVVSPLFSDQKFHNIGIAAHKQDFVKLAREALKVVRTGDEQQIDELALETRFSELGRFLVTKQENDVGAFKTPTLRNIAITGPYMHDGSLATLWDVMDHYNKGGVPNPYLDGGMQRLGLTEGEIDDVVAFLNTLTDEQFAKYATKEQARQRGLKNKRPERDTAVAMGKKGSLGDLAPNPDLSVKNPADIGVYGTETLVKPASTSKP from the coding sequence ATGCGCCCGCCGTCTGGCGTTGCACTGTCGCTCGCCGTCCTGCTGTTCGCCCAAGCCGGGCAGGCCCAGACCGCCGCGAAGGAAGCGGCGCCTCCGCCCGCCGACCTGGCACCAGGCGTGTCCGCGGTGCTGTGGAAGCTGTCCGTCCCAGCCCGCCTCGCGCCCACGCCGGAGCGGGTGCTGCTGGGCGAGAAGCTCTTCAACGACCAGCGCCTGTCGGTGGACGACACCGTGTCCTGCGCCACCTGCCACGATGCCCGCTTCGGCTTCACGGACGCGAAGCCGGTGTCGGAGGGCGTGAAGGGCCAGAAGGTGACGCGCAACAGCCCCACCCTCCTCAACGCGCTCTTCAGCGCCTCCCAGTTCTGGGACGGCCGCGCGTCCACGCTGGAGGACCAGGCGAAGCTGCCCATCCTCAACCCGCGGGAGATGGGCATGCCCGACGAGGCGGCGGTGGTGGCCAAGGTGAAGGCCATTCCGGAGTACGTGAGGGACTTCCAGAAGGTCTTCGGCCGCGAGGTGAACTTCGACGACCTGGCGACGGCCATCGCCGCTTTCGAGCGCACGCTGTACTCCGGCAACGCCCGGTTCGACCGCTTCATCACCGGCGACGCGAAGGCGCTTACCGCCGCGGAGCGCCGGGGCTGGGCGCTCTTCAACGGCAAGGCCCGCTGCAATGCCTGTCACGCAGGCAACGTGGTGTCGCCGCTGTTCAGCGACCAGAAGTTCCACAACATCGGCATCGCGGCGCACAAGCAGGACTTCGTGAAGCTCGCTCGCGAGGCCCTGAAGGTGGTCCGCACCGGCGACGAGCAGCAGATTGACGAGCTGGCGCTGGAGACGCGCTTCTCCGAGCTGGGTCGCTTCCTGGTGACGAAGCAGGAGAACGACGTGGGCGCCTTCAAGACGCCCACGCTGCGCAACATCGCCATTACCGGTCCGTACATGCACGACGGCTCCCTGGCGACGCTGTGGGACGTCATGGACCACTACAACAAGGGCGGCGTGCCCAACCCATACCTGGATGGCGGCATGCAGCGATTGGGGCTGACGGAGGGGGAGATTGACGACGTGGTGGCCTTCCTGAACACCCTCACCGACGAGCAGTTCGCGAAGTACGCCACCAAGGAGCAGGCCCGGCAGCGCGGACTGAAGAACAAGCGCCCGGAGCGAGACACCGCGGTGGCGATGGGGAAGAAGGGGAGCCTGGGAGACCTGGCGCCCAACCCGGACCTGTCGGTGAAGAACCCGGCGGACATCGGTGTGTACGGCACCGAGACGCTCGTGAAGCCCGCCTCGACGTCCAAGCCCTAG
- a CDS encoding bifunctional lysylphosphatidylglycerol flippase/synthetase MprF — protein sequence MEGRSQEKKAPADPEPRERVLALLRQYGWNATSFQVLQPGFRYWFDPAGDACVAYVDTGGAWVAAGVPIAAPERLASVAEGFRVAARAVDRRVCFFATEPRFMELAPMASLPIGEQPVWDPVHWDDVVRGSRSLREQLRRARARGVKVREVPVTELGDPLHPTRRAVELLKARWLASRRMAPMGFLVQLRPHAFASERHAFVAEVEGEVVGFLSVSPVYAREGWFLQDLLRDPEAPNGTAEALVDAAMRAAAATGRRYVTLGLAPLAGPVRPWLRLARACGRPLFDFEGLRTFKGKFRPDAWVPIHLSYPEPGGGLAAVYDALRAFAQGGLLRFGIATLLRRPRLLVHALAVLLVPWTALLALPSTARWFPSVQVQWAWVVFDVGLTVGLFSLVRRWRDALATVLGGLTAADACLTFVQAVTYNVPLARSPLDGALIALAVLAPATASGLLFSSRDLRLPGR from the coding sequence GTGGAAGGACGTTCTCAAGAGAAGAAGGCCCCGGCTGACCCGGAGCCGCGCGAGCGGGTGCTGGCGCTGCTACGCCAGTACGGCTGGAACGCCACCTCGTTCCAGGTGCTGCAGCCCGGCTTCCGGTACTGGTTCGACCCGGCGGGCGACGCGTGCGTGGCGTACGTGGACACGGGCGGTGCCTGGGTGGCGGCCGGGGTGCCCATTGCCGCGCCGGAGCGGCTGGCTTCGGTGGCGGAGGGCTTCCGCGTGGCCGCGCGAGCCGTGGACCGGCGCGTGTGCTTCTTCGCCACCGAGCCGCGCTTCATGGAGCTGGCCCCCATGGCGTCGCTGCCCATCGGCGAGCAGCCCGTCTGGGACCCGGTCCACTGGGACGACGTGGTGCGGGGCAGCCGCAGCCTGCGCGAGCAGTTGCGTCGTGCCCGCGCGCGAGGCGTGAAGGTCCGTGAGGTGCCCGTCACGGAGCTGGGGGACCCGCTGCACCCCACGCGGCGAGCGGTGGAGCTGCTGAAGGCCCGCTGGCTGGCGTCCCGTCGCATGGCGCCCATGGGCTTCCTGGTCCAGCTTCGTCCGCATGCCTTCGCGAGCGAGCGGCACGCCTTCGTCGCCGAGGTGGAGGGCGAGGTGGTGGGCTTCCTGTCGGTGTCGCCCGTGTATGCCCGCGAAGGCTGGTTCCTCCAGGACCTGCTCCGGGACCCGGAGGCGCCCAATGGCACCGCGGAGGCGCTGGTGGACGCCGCCATGCGCGCGGCGGCCGCCACCGGGCGGCGCTACGTGACGCTGGGGCTGGCGCCGCTCGCGGGGCCGGTGCGGCCCTGGCTGCGACTGGCGCGGGCGTGCGGCCGGCCGCTCTTCGATTTCGAGGGGCTGCGCACCTTCAAGGGGAAGTTCCGCCCCGACGCCTGGGTGCCCATCCATCTGTCCTATCCCGAGCCCGGGGGCGGGCTGGCGGCGGTGTACGACGCGCTGCGGGCCTTCGCGCAGGGCGGCCTGTTGCGCTTCGGCATCGCCACGCTGCTGCGGCGCCCGCGCCTGCTGGTGCACGCGCTCGCCGTGCTGCTCGTTCCGTGGACCGCGCTGCTGGCGCTGCCCTCCACGGCGCGCTGGTTCCCGTCCGTCCAGGTGCAGTGGGCGTGGGTGGTGTTCGACGTGGGGCTGACGGTGGGACTCTTCTCGCTGGTGCGGCGTTGGCGGGACGCCCTGGCCACGGTGCTGGGCGGGCTGACGGCGGCGGACGCGTGTCTGACGTTCGTCCAGGCCGTCACCTACAACGTGCCGCTCGCCCGGAGCCCGCTGGACGGGGCCCTCATCGCCCTGGCCGTGCTCGCGCCAGCGACGGCGTCCGGGTTGCTCTTCAGCTCCCGCGACCTGCGCCTGCCCGGACGCTAG
- a CDS encoding M1 family metallopeptidase, translating into MAHPTEDKNFRLPTSIRPRRYAATLTLDLDAKSFSGQQTIDLDVAAPSNEIILHGIALALSDVTFRAGGQQRKPASIQPAQASETVVLRFDEALPTGAASLDVAWTGRFTEGLRGLYQAGKVAATQFEAADARRLFPCFDEPAFKARWALTVRVPAGLTVLGNGPVVKDTQEGNLRAVTFQETEVLSSYLIALVVGPLVGTDAQDVQGVPVRTWALPEKAHLTRFGQDVALAVLPRLQDYFGLPYAFTKLDQVGIPDFEAGAMENAGLITYREVALLLDPATAPLSVKKRVAEVVTHELAHQWFGNWVTMVWWDDLWLNEAFATWMAFKIVDQWRPEWRMWLDFDAHRASALHLDALKSTHPIHGEVRNAGEAGESFDAITYEKGGAVLRMIEGFLGESPFREGIRQYMRKHARANAVKEDLWNALGDAAKQPVEELATAWVGQSGFPLVTAALDGRGLSLSQRRFYTEPGVQSAEVWPVPVVLRYEDSTGVREQRVLLRDAQATVKLEGEGAVKWLTANAGSTGFYRVAYDKPGLEKLATNLKSLAPAERTALLADQWALVRAGQASVADLLDLTGRFGDEEDDSVLDELVGRLAYIEGRLTDGEDQVRFRAWVEKLLAPGLKKLGWQSAPNEADRVKLRRASLVRAVGGLARSQDALAEARPRVERMLQGQRDALEPNLLDAAVGMVARAGDAALFDTFLQKIPSEPDPATQRRYLMALTAFEAPELTERARGLLYTDTVKTQDVASFVAGLLGNRAGRDAWWAQMRTQWKDVVARTGGAPMLLRRIVEAMGMLRTREHLEQMQALLKAQPIPEAQQATAQTLERLSQDVALRERCVPEVSAWLKRQP; encoded by the coding sequence ATGGCGCATCCGACCGAAGACAAGAACTTCCGCCTGCCGACCTCCATCCGTCCCCGCCGCTACGCGGCCACGCTGACCCTGGACCTGGACGCGAAGTCCTTCTCCGGCCAGCAGACCATCGACCTGGACGTGGCGGCGCCGTCGAACGAAATCATCCTGCACGGCATCGCCCTGGCGCTGAGCGATGTGACGTTCCGCGCCGGTGGCCAGCAGCGCAAGCCGGCCTCCATCCAGCCCGCGCAGGCGAGCGAGACGGTGGTGCTCCGCTTCGATGAAGCGCTGCCCACGGGCGCCGCGTCGCTGGACGTCGCGTGGACGGGGCGCTTCACGGAAGGGCTGCGCGGCCTGTACCAGGCGGGCAAGGTGGCGGCCACCCAGTTCGAGGCCGCCGACGCGCGCCGACTCTTCCCCTGCTTCGACGAGCCCGCCTTCAAGGCGCGCTGGGCCCTCACCGTCCGAGTCCCGGCGGGGCTCACCGTGCTGGGCAACGGCCCGGTGGTGAAGGACACGCAGGAGGGCAACCTGCGCGCGGTGACGTTCCAGGAGACGGAGGTGCTCAGCAGCTACCTCATCGCCCTGGTGGTGGGCCCGCTGGTGGGCACGGACGCGCAGGACGTGCAGGGCGTGCCGGTGCGGACCTGGGCGCTGCCGGAGAAGGCGCACCTGACGCGCTTCGGCCAGGACGTGGCGCTGGCGGTGCTGCCCAGGCTCCAGGACTACTTCGGGCTGCCGTATGCCTTCACCAAGCTGGACCAGGTGGGCATCCCCGACTTCGAGGCCGGCGCCATGGAGAACGCCGGCCTGATTACCTACCGCGAGGTGGCGCTGCTGCTGGACCCGGCCACCGCGCCGCTGTCGGTGAAGAAGCGCGTGGCGGAGGTGGTGACGCACGAACTGGCGCACCAGTGGTTCGGCAACTGGGTCACCATGGTGTGGTGGGATGACCTGTGGCTCAACGAGGCGTTCGCCACGTGGATGGCCTTCAAGATTGTCGACCAGTGGCGCCCCGAGTGGCGCATGTGGCTGGACTTCGACGCGCACCGCGCCAGCGCGCTGCACCTGGACGCGCTCAAGTCCACGCACCCCATCCACGGCGAGGTGCGCAACGCGGGCGAGGCCGGTGAGAGCTTCGACGCGATTACGTACGAGAAGGGCGGCGCGGTGCTGCGGATGATTGAGGGCTTCCTCGGGGAAAGCCCCTTCCGCGAGGGCATCCGCCAGTACATGCGCAAGCACGCGCGCGCCAACGCGGTGAAGGAAGACTTGTGGAACGCGCTGGGCGACGCCGCGAAGCAGCCGGTGGAGGAGCTGGCCACCGCGTGGGTGGGCCAGAGCGGCTTCCCGTTGGTGACGGCGGCGCTGGACGGGCGCGGGCTGTCGCTGTCGCAGCGGCGCTTCTACACCGAGCCCGGTGTGCAGAGCGCTGAGGTGTGGCCGGTGCCGGTGGTGCTGCGCTACGAGGACAGCACCGGCGTGCGCGAGCAGCGCGTGCTGCTGCGGGACGCCCAGGCCACGGTGAAGCTGGAGGGCGAAGGCGCGGTGAAGTGGCTGACGGCCAACGCGGGCTCCACCGGCTTCTACCGGGTCGCCTACGACAAGCCGGGCCTGGAGAAGCTGGCGACGAACCTGAAGTCGCTGGCCCCCGCCGAGCGCACCGCCCTGCTGGCGGACCAGTGGGCGCTGGTGCGCGCGGGACAGGCGTCGGTGGCGGACCTGCTGGACCTGACGGGCCGCTTCGGTGACGAGGAGGACGACTCCGTCCTGGACGAGCTGGTGGGCCGGCTGGCCTACATCGAAGGCCGGCTGACGGACGGCGAGGACCAGGTCCGCTTCCGCGCGTGGGTGGAGAAGCTGCTGGCGCCGGGGCTGAAGAAGCTGGGCTGGCAGTCCGCGCCGAACGAGGCGGACCGGGTGAAGCTGCGGCGCGCGTCGCTGGTGCGCGCGGTGGGTGGCCTGGCGCGCAGCCAGGACGCGCTCGCCGAGGCCCGGCCCCGCGTGGAGCGCATGCTCCAGGGACAGCGGGACGCGCTGGAGCCCAACCTGCTGGACGCCGCGGTGGGCATGGTGGCGCGCGCGGGCGACGCGGCGCTCTTCGACACCTTCCTCCAGAAGATTCCGTCCGAGCCCGACCCAGCCACGCAGCGCCGCTACCTCATGGCGCTCACCGCCTTCGAGGCCCCGGAACTCACCGAGCGCGCGCGCGGGCTGCTCTACACGGACACGGTGAAGACGCAGGACGTGGCCAGCTTCGTGGCGGGGCTGCTGGGCAACCGCGCCGGCCGTGACGCGTGGTGGGCGCAGATGCGCACGCAATGGAAGGACGTGGTGGCCCGCACCGGCGGCGCCCCCATGCTGCTGCGCCGCATCGTGGAGGCCATGGGCATGCTGCGCACGCGCGAGCACCTGGAGCAGATGCAGGCCCTGCTCAAGGCCCAGCCCATCCCCGAGGCGCAGCAGGCCACGGCGCAGACGCTGGAGCGGCTGTCCCAGGATGTGGCGCTGCGTGAGCGCTGCGTGCCCGAGGTCTCCGCGTGGTTGAAGCGCCAGCCGTGA